In Streptomyces puniciscabiei, a single genomic region encodes these proteins:
- a CDS encoding CHAD domain-containing protein gives MAQQHLDPTDPTAEVVTGDALGAYLRAQATEFLRALRLHRETGGTTAAGAEESVDWARLLRRSARRISGSLHTFRPLLDADWSEEMRPELAWLSGTLGLEHAYEARLERLLLALHRLSGATALPVQAVTTVAVGAAAPSDSGGPAHPAATQERGNLTVGAAKAGALLERQLTLARTRAHSTALQALGSSRFHAVADKVAVLASEVPLTPTAPTTDLRPLAAAAEERLTDAIAALPLVVAGNPYNAEALVHGLSPDPSPHPQDGPWHQVRLLLRLHRYAQEALHGGNPPADVGLLAAGRALNRHRDASEAAAAAAQAARTPRIAPATAYALGVLHADQRHEVEAARFAFQQAWQKQTVSTP, from the coding sequence GTGGCACAGCAACACCTTGACCCGACGGACCCCACGGCCGAGGTGGTGACGGGGGACGCCCTCGGGGCGTACCTGCGCGCGCAGGCCACGGAGTTCCTCCGCGCCCTGCGCCTGCACCGCGAGACCGGCGGCACCACGGCGGCCGGTGCGGAGGAGTCCGTCGACTGGGCCCGCCTGCTGCGCCGCTCGGCCCGCCGCATCAGCGGCAGCCTGCACACCTTCCGTCCGCTCCTCGACGCCGACTGGTCCGAGGAGATGCGCCCCGAACTGGCCTGGCTGTCCGGCACGTTGGGCCTGGAGCACGCGTACGAGGCCCGGCTGGAACGGCTGTTGCTGGCGTTGCACCGGTTGTCGGGGGCGACGGCGCTCCCGGTGCAGGCCGTCACGACCGTGGCGGTCGGTGCGGCGGCACCTTCCGACTCCGGTGGCCCGGCCCACCCGGCGGCGACCCAGGAACGCGGCAACCTGACAGTGGGCGCGGCCAAAGCGGGCGCGCTCCTGGAACGCCAGCTGACCCTGGCCCGGACCCGGGCCCACTCCACCGCGCTCCAGGCCCTCGGCTCGTCCCGCTTCCACGCCGTCGCCGACAAGGTCGCCGTACTCGCCAGCGAGGTCCCCCTCACCCCCACGGCGCCCACCACCGACCTGCGCCCCCTGGCAGCCGCTGCGGAGGAACGGCTGACAGACGCGATCGCCGCGCTGCCGCTGGTCGTCGCCGGGAACCCGTACAACGCGGAGGCGCTGGTACACGGACTGTCCCCGGACCCGTCCCCGCACCCCCAGGACGGCCCCTGGCACCAGGTCCGGCTGCTGCTGCGCCTGCACCGGTACGCCCAGGAGGCGCTGCACGGCGGCAACCCTCCTGCGGACGTGGGCCTGCTCGCGGCCGGCCGGGCCCTGAACCGGCACCGGGACGCCTCGGAGGCGGCAGCGGCGGCGGCCCAGGCCGCCCGTACGCCCCGGATCGCCCCGGCGACGGCGTACGCGCTCGGTGTGCTCCACGCCGACCAGCGGCACGAGGTGGAGGCCGCCAGGTTCGCCTTCCAGCAGGCCTGGCAGAAGCAGACCGTCAGCACACCCTGA
- a CDS encoding RNA degradosome polyphosphate kinase, which yields MKPVVPEPSPPPEGPAGNGAVTLPPARSDAPVMPVARKNGVMSQPDTQAEVQRIQPDVGSIAAHRTHVAQGAVSDLEPDLDADLDAYEESKAEGTTLPQGRFLDRERSWLAFNERVLELAEDPNTPLLERANFLAIFASNLDEFFMVRVAGLKRRIATGVATRSASGLQPREVLEMIWARSRELMARHAACYHEDVAPALAEEGIHLVRWSELTDKEQARLFTLFRHQIFPVLTPLAVDPAHPFPYISGLSLNLAVVVRNPVSGHKHFARVKVPPLLSRFLESSPGRYVPIEDVIAAHLEELFPGMEVLEHHTFRLTRNEDLEVEEDDAENLLQALEKELMRRRFGPPVRLEVEESIDREVLDLLVRELKISEAEVYPLPGPLDLTGLFRIHSLDRPELKYPKFIAGTHRDLAEVESASAPDIFAALRTRDVLLHHPYDSFSTSVQAFLEQAAADPDVLAIKQTLYRTSGDSPIVDALIDAAESGKQVLVLVEIKARFDEHANIKWARKLEEAGCHVVYGLVGLKTHCKLSLVVRQEGETLRRYSHVGTGNYHPKTARLYEDLGLLTADPQVGADLSDLFNRLSGYSRRETYRRLLVAPKSLRDGLISRIDKEVQHHRAGRPAFVRIKVNSMVDEAVIDALYRASQAGVPVDVWVRGICALRPGVTGLSENIRVRSVLGRFLEHSRVFAFGNGGEPEVWIGSADMMHRNLDRRIEALVRVVDPAHRAALNRLLDTGMSDSTSSWHLGPDGEWTRHATDADGQPLRNVQEMLIDARRRRRGTATP from the coding sequence ATGAAGCCCGTCGTGCCAGAGCCTTCGCCGCCCCCCGAGGGGCCCGCGGGGAACGGGGCCGTGACGCTCCCGCCCGCACGTTCCGACGCGCCTGTGATGCCCGTGGCGCGGAAGAATGGGGTCATGAGTCAGCCAGACACCCAGGCAGAGGTCCAGCGCATCCAGCCCGACGTGGGCTCCATAGCCGCGCACCGCACGCATGTCGCGCAGGGCGCGGTGTCCGACCTCGAACCCGACCTCGACGCGGACCTGGACGCGTACGAAGAGTCGAAGGCCGAGGGCACCACCCTGCCCCAGGGCCGTTTCCTCGACCGTGAGCGCAGCTGGCTGGCCTTCAACGAACGCGTTCTGGAGCTGGCCGAGGACCCGAACACACCGCTGCTGGAGCGGGCGAACTTCCTCGCGATCTTCGCCAGCAACCTGGACGAGTTCTTCATGGTCCGGGTCGCCGGACTGAAGCGCCGTATCGCCACCGGGGTCGCCACCCGGTCCGCCTCCGGGCTGCAGCCGCGCGAGGTGCTGGAGATGATCTGGGCCCGCTCGCGCGAGCTGATGGCCCGGCACGCCGCCTGCTACCACGAGGACGTCGCCCCCGCTCTGGCGGAGGAGGGCATCCACCTGGTCCGCTGGAGCGAGCTGACCGACAAGGAGCAGGCCCGGCTCTTCACGCTCTTCCGGCACCAGATCTTCCCCGTGCTGACGCCGCTGGCCGTCGACCCCGCGCACCCCTTCCCGTACATCTCCGGCCTCTCCCTGAACCTGGCCGTCGTCGTACGGAACCCGGTGAGCGGCCACAAGCACTTCGCGCGGGTGAAGGTGCCGCCGCTGCTGTCCCGCTTCCTGGAGAGCAGCCCCGGCCGGTACGTCCCCATCGAGGACGTCATCGCCGCGCACCTGGAGGAGCTGTTCCCGGGCATGGAGGTGCTGGAGCACCACACCTTCCGCCTCACCCGAAACGAGGACCTGGAGGTCGAGGAGGACGACGCCGAGAACCTGCTCCAGGCCCTGGAGAAGGAGCTCATGCGGCGCCGCTTCGGCCCGCCGGTGCGCCTGGAGGTCGAGGAGTCCATCGACCGCGAGGTGCTGGACCTGCTGGTCCGCGAGCTGAAGATCTCCGAGGCGGAGGTGTACCCGCTGCCGGGTCCCCTCGACCTCACCGGTCTCTTCCGCATCCACAGCCTCGACCGGCCCGAGCTGAAATACCCGAAGTTCATCGCCGGCACCCACCGCGACCTCGCCGAGGTCGAGTCGGCGTCCGCGCCCGACATCTTCGCGGCCCTGCGCACCCGGGACGTGCTGCTGCACCACCCGTACGACAGCTTCTCCACGTCCGTGCAGGCCTTCCTGGAGCAGGCGGCGGCCGACCCGGACGTCCTCGCGATCAAGCAGACCCTGTACCGCACCTCCGGCGACTCCCCGATAGTCGACGCGCTCATCGACGCCGCCGAGTCCGGCAAGCAGGTCCTCGTGCTGGTCGAGATCAAGGCCCGCTTCGACGAGCACGCCAACATCAAGTGGGCGCGCAAGCTGGAGGAGGCCGGCTGCCACGTCGTCTACGGCCTGGTCGGCCTGAAGACGCACTGCAAGCTGTCCCTGGTGGTCCGCCAGGAGGGCGAGACCCTGCGCCGTTACAGCCACGTCGGCACGGGCAACTACCACCCGAAGACGGCGCGCCTGTACGAGGACCTGGGCCTGCTCACCGCCGACCCGCAGGTCGGCGCGGACCTCTCCGACCTCTTCAACCGCCTGTCCGGCTACTCCCGCCGGGAGACCTACCGCCGCCTGCTGGTGGCCCCCAAGTCCCTGCGCGACGGCCTGATCTCGCGGATAGACAAGGAGGTCCAGCACCACCGCGCGGGCCGCCCGGCCTTCGTCCGCATCAAGGTCAACTCGATGGTCGACGAGGCGGTCATCGACGCCCTCTACCGCGCGTCCCAGGCGGGCGTGCCGGTGGACGTGTGGGTGCGCGGCATCTGCGCGCTCCGCCCCGGCGTCACCGGCCTGTCCGAGAACATCCGGGTCCGCTCGGTCCTCGGCCGCTTCCTGGAGCACTCCCGTGTGTTCGCCTTCGGCAACGGCGGCGAGCCCGAGGTGTGGATCGGCAGCGCCGACATGATGCACCGCAACCTCGACCGCCGGATAGAGGCCCTGGTGCGGGTCGTCGACCCCGCCCACCGGGCGGCCCTCAACCGGCTGCTCGACACCGGCATGTCCGATTCGACCTCCTCCTGGCACCTCGGTCCGGACGGCGAGTGGACGCGACACGCGACCGACGCGGACGGCCAGCCCCTGCGCAACGTCCAGGAGATGCTCATAGACGCCCGGAGGCGCCGGCGTGGCACAGCAACACCTTGA
- a CDS encoding ABC transporter ATP-binding protein: MSDTAIEATGLGKRFGRRGGWALRDCALRLPAGRVCAVVGPNGAGKSTLLALAAGLLPPTEGRIRVLGTSPAAARPRVGFVAQDKPLYPQLTIAEILRMGADLNPGHWDRAAAEHVVAGGDLDPKARIRSLSGGQRTRVALALALGKRPELLLLDEPMADLDPLARHELMGTLMAQAARCGTTIAMSSHVVAELEDSCDHLLLVGGGRIRLAGEIGDLLDAHVRVSGPAEGTDLGPHTVVESRVTGRQLTALIRPAGPLPADWRADAPSLEELVLAHLRNPEAPALTTAPAVTEESAA, translated from the coding sequence ATGAGCGACACGGCGATCGAGGCGACCGGCCTCGGCAAGCGCTTCGGGCGCCGGGGAGGCTGGGCGCTGCGCGACTGTGCCTTGCGGCTGCCCGCCGGGCGGGTGTGCGCCGTCGTCGGGCCCAACGGCGCCGGCAAGTCGACGCTGCTCGCCCTCGCCGCGGGACTGCTCCCGCCCACCGAGGGCCGGATACGGGTGCTCGGCACCAGCCCGGCCGCGGCCCGCCCCCGGGTCGGCTTCGTCGCCCAGGACAAGCCGCTCTACCCCCAGCTCACCATCGCCGAGATCCTGCGCATGGGCGCCGACCTCAACCCCGGGCACTGGGACCGGGCCGCCGCCGAGCACGTCGTCGCCGGCGGCGACCTGGACCCCAAGGCCCGCATCCGCTCCCTCTCCGGCGGTCAGCGCACCCGGGTCGCGCTCGCCCTCGCCCTCGGCAAACGGCCCGAACTGCTGCTCCTGGACGAGCCGATGGCCGACCTCGATCCCCTCGCCCGGCACGAGCTGATGGGCACGCTGATGGCCCAGGCCGCCCGGTGCGGCACCACCATCGCGATGTCCTCGCACGTGGTCGCCGAGCTGGAGGACTCCTGCGACCATCTGCTCCTCGTCGGCGGCGGACGGATCCGGCTGGCCGGCGAGATCGGTGACCTGCTCGACGCGCACGTCCGCGTGAGCGGCCCCGCCGAGGGCACCGATCTCGGCCCGCACACCGTGGTCGAGTCCCGCGTCACCGGCCGCCAGCTGACCGCGCTGATCCGCCCGGCCGGGCCGCTCCCCGCCGACTGGCGCGCCGATGCGCCCTCGCTGGAGGAACTGGTCCTCGCCCACCTGCGCAATCCCGAGGCCCCCGCCCTGACCACCGCTCCGGCCGTCACAGAGGAGAGTGCCGCGTGA
- a CDS encoding GntR family transcriptional regulator, which translates to MVEYRIDRHSGVATYVQIVQQTKQALRMGLLRPGDRLPTAREVVEATAINPNTVLKAYRELEREGLVEARRGLGTFVRRALGTTPVDPSLRTELEAWAERARGAGLERDDVAALFTAVLDTHFQGERS; encoded by the coding sequence ATGGTCGAGTACCGCATCGACCGGCACAGCGGGGTCGCCACCTACGTGCAGATCGTCCAGCAGACCAAACAGGCCCTGCGCATGGGCCTGCTCCGGCCGGGCGACCGGCTGCCCACCGCACGCGAGGTCGTGGAGGCCACCGCGATCAACCCCAACACCGTCCTGAAGGCGTACCGGGAACTGGAACGCGAGGGACTGGTGGAGGCGCGCCGGGGTCTTGGGACCTTCGTGCGGCGGGCGCTCGGCACCACCCCGGTCGACCCCTCCCTCCGTACCGAGCTGGAGGCATGGGCCGAGCGGGCACGCGGCGCCGGGCTGGAGCGGGACGACGTGGCCGCACTCTTCACCGCCGTACTCGACACGCACTTCCAGGGAGAACGTTCATGA
- the mshD gene encoding mycothiol synthase, with product MSSDDTVRAFPSRSLETHSALTPDQSEAVRALLAEAAAVDGQQPVSEQGRLQLRGGAREGVSHLLLTVDGELVGYAQLEDTDPVEAPAAELVVHPAHRGHGHGRALGSALLAASGKRLRVWAHGGHPAARHLAQVLGLTLFRELRQMRRPLTDLRLPEPVLPEGVSVRTFVPGKDDAAWLAVNAAAFAHHPEQGSLTQRDLDDRKAEPWFDPAGFFLAERRGELVGFHWTKVHAEEGLGEVYVLGVRPGEQGGGLGKALTTIGLRHLAGQQLPTAMLYVDADNQAAVSVYERLGFTTYETDLMYRTET from the coding sequence ATGAGCAGCGACGACACCGTACGGGCCTTCCCCTCCCGCTCCCTCGAGACCCACTCCGCGCTCACCCCGGACCAGTCCGAGGCCGTGCGGGCCCTGCTCGCCGAGGCCGCCGCGGTCGACGGACAGCAGCCGGTGTCCGAGCAGGGCCGGCTGCAGCTGCGCGGGGGCGCCCGGGAGGGCGTCTCGCATCTGCTGCTGACCGTCGACGGCGAACTCGTCGGCTACGCCCAGCTGGAGGACACCGACCCGGTGGAGGCGCCGGCCGCCGAACTCGTCGTACACCCCGCGCACCGCGGGCACGGGCACGGCCGGGCGCTCGGCTCGGCGCTGCTCGCCGCCTCCGGCAAGCGGCTTCGGGTGTGGGCGCACGGCGGGCATCCCGCCGCCCGGCACCTCGCGCAGGTGCTCGGCCTGACCCTGTTCCGCGAACTGCGGCAGATGCGGCGGCCGTTGACCGATCTGCGGCTGCCCGAGCCGGTACTGCCGGAGGGCGTGAGCGTGCGCACCTTCGTGCCCGGCAAGGACGACGCCGCCTGGCTCGCGGTCAACGCGGCCGCCTTCGCCCACCACCCCGAGCAGGGCTCGCTGACCCAGCGGGACCTCGACGACCGCAAGGCCGAGCCGTGGTTCGACCCGGCCGGGTTCTTCCTCGCCGAGCGGCGCGGGGAGCTGGTCGGCTTCCACTGGACCAAGGTGCACGCCGAGGAGGGGCTGGGCGAGGTGTACGTCCTCGGGGTCCGCCCCGGTGAACAGGGCGGCGGGCTCGGCAAGGCCCTCACCACGATCGGCCTGCGCCACCTGGCCGGCCAGCAGCTGCCGACCGCGATGCTCTACGTCGACGCCGACAACCAGGCGGCGGTGTCGGTGTACGAGCGGCTGGGCTTCACGACGTACGAGACGGACCTGATGTACCGCACGGAAACCTGA